One genomic window of Branchiostoma floridae strain S238N-H82 chromosome 4, Bfl_VNyyK, whole genome shotgun sequence includes the following:
- the LOC118414135 gene encoding uncharacterized protein LOC118414135: MRTSSNRVQPSVCSRYSTRRRLAPKSLKGRDSKNIGNTMKTTVVLALLSLVSVEGWLFSEDAEWNDLRVTWGLNQLFSSTVFDSLPRTESDALAEGWVDFSRGAKCDDSFYRGSRYIKDNDPAVMLLFDKNGYVAGIQMGALKAELPADLPSDAMKNMWNDDGDMYVITAYFVNPATVCTGRSEALFTLEGTGEGLYIQNGPNPQYDYDLIPRDEADIGTTLWTQGECFYTMGQHYWYNVTADMSCEDFFPVFLLYNSGRLNGFGWNIKAYLGSPRYEHPTTDVLDMFFKVIPECFFAEADPRGATTQHIYMDSSPSFNFC, from the exons ATGCGCACTAGTTCCAACCGTGTTCAGCCATCAGTCTGTTCTCGGTACAGTACTCGGAGAAGGTTGGCACCGAAGTCTCTGAAAGGGCGCGACAGCAAGAACATTGGCAACACTATGAAGACAACAGTAGTTTTGGCGCTCTTGAGTCTTGTATCCGTGGAGGGATGGCTTTTTAGCGAAG ATGCTGAGTGGAACGATCTAAGAG TGACGTGGGGCTTGAACCAGCTGTTCAGCTCGACCGTGTTCGACTCCCTCCCCCGTACGGAGAGTGACGCCCTGGCGGAGGGGTGGGTCGACTTCAGCCGTGGTGCCAAGTGTGATG ACAGCTTCTACCGCGGGTCCCGTTACATCAAGGACAACGACCCCGCGGTCATGCTGCTGTTCGACAAGAACGGCTACGTCGCTGGTATTCAGATGGGG GCACTTAAAGCCGAACTACCTGCCGACCTACCGTCTGACGCCATGAAGAACATGTGGAACGACGACGGTGACATGTACGTCATTACGGCCTACTTTGTAAACCCAG CCACTGTCTGCACCGGCCGCTCGGAGGCGCTGTTTACTCTGGAGGGTACCGGCGAGGGTCTGTACATCCAGAACGGCCCCAACCCGCAGTATGACTACGATCTCATCCCTCGGGACGAGGCTGACATAGGCACGACTCTGTGGACCCAGGGAGAATGCTTCTACACCATGG GCCAGCACTACTGGTACAACGTCACGGCGGACATGTCCTGTGAAGACTTCTTCCCAGTCTTCCTGCTGTACAACTCCGGCAGGCTGAACGGATTCGGCTGGAACATCAAAGCCTACCTGGGCAGTCCCCGCTACGAACACCCGACAACCGACGTACTTGAC ATGTTCTTCAAGGTTATCCCGGAGTGTTTCTTTGCTGAAGCCGACCCCAGGGGAGCCACCACACAGCACATCTACATGGACAGTTCACCAAGCTTCAACTTCTGCTAG